Part of the Pedobacter roseus genome is shown below.
CGGTAAATAGTGAAGGTACACCAACTTTGGCCAGGTTAAAATGATCAGAACGGTAATATAAACCTGATGATGGTACCGGGTCGGGAACGATTACCCTACCCTGTTTTTTAGCAGACTCAGCCGCGTAATCTTCCAGTTCTGATTGTCCGAAACCATACACCACGATATCTTTTGTTTTACCGGCGATGCCCATCATATCCATATTGATGTTGGCTACGGTTTTAGCTAATGGGAAAGTGGGGTGTTTAGCATAAAATTCTGAGCCTAATAAACCCTGTTCTTCTGCGGTGTAAGAAATAAACAAAATGGTACGTCCGGGAGCTTTAGGCAGTTTTTTAAATGCCGAGGCAATTTCGAACAAAGCTGCTACTCCGGTGGCATTATCAACTGCTCCATTGTAAATAGAATCGCCTTTTATTTTTTCTCCTACGCCTAAATGATCCCAGTGTGCCGAATAGATAATCGCTTCATCTTTACGTTTATCTCCCGGAATTTTAGCCAGTACATTATAGGTAACTGATTTTTTGATGGTATTTTTAACTTTTAACGAAGTGCTAATGTTCAAATCGACCGCTTTAAAACCTTTCTTACGGGCACTAAGTGCCAGTTGATCAAAAGATTTGCCGTCCATTGCAAATAATGCTTTTGCTTTATCTAATGTAATCCAGCCCTCTACTACTGCCCTGTTCATCCCATTATCATCGCTTTGCAAAGTAAGTTTAGATTTCGACCAGCCACTGCGCACCACTGTCCATGGATAAGCTGCCGGTTCAGTATCATGTACGATAATGATTCCCGTAGCCCCCTGACGGGCAGCCTCTTCAAACTTATAAGTCCATCTGCCGTAATAAGTCATATTTTTACCTTTAAATAAAGTAGAATCAGCAAAACCAGGATCATTGATCAATACCACAACGGTTTTTCCTTTCACATCCAGATTGGCGTAGTCGTTCCAGCCATATTCTGGTGCTACAATACCATAACCTGCAAAAACCAATGGCGAATTGCTAATACTGACTTCATCTTGCACCCTTCTGGTACCAGCAACAAAATCGGTGAGATAATTCAAAGTCAGGGAAGCATTTTTTCCTTTGAATACCATTTTATCTTCTGGTATAGATTTAATTTCCACCATGGGCACCTCCTGGAAAAAGCTCTTGCCATTGCCTGGTTCCAATCCCAGTTTTTCGAACTGCGCTTTTAAATAATTTATGGTTTTGGTTTCGCCATTTGTAAAAGGTTTTCTTCCCTGTAAACTATTGGCGGCTATTACCGATAAATATTGAGTTAAACTCGAATCGTTAATGGCTTTTATCGCCAAAGAATCGGCACCAGCATTGGTACTTTTGGCATTTTGTTTACAGGAACCAAAGAAAAACAGCGCGCAGCCTGAAAATAGTAGTATTTTTTTCATTTATAAGGGATTAATTTTTAATAACTGATCGTATATGCTGAAAAATACGAAGAAATTAGGAATATATGCATTTACATTAGAAACATTGCAATATGTTTCCCGCTGATCACGCAGATTTACGCAGAATAAATCCATGCCACCAAACCAACCTCTGCGTTTATCATTTTAAATCTGCGAAAGAAAACATACGCAATATATTTCCCGCTGATCACACAGATTCACGCAGAATATATTTACACAACACAAAAAAAATCCGTGCTTATCATCTTAAATCTGCGGGGAACAAAAACAATTAGGTTTCCCGCTGATCACACAGATTCACGCAGAATATATTTACACAACACAAAAAAAATCCGTGCTTATCATCTTAAATCTGCGGGAGAAAACAATGAGCAACCGTTCCCGCTGATCACGCAGATTTACGCAGAAAGCGCCGTCATCTCGACCGCAGTGGAGAGATCTATCTCGAGACAGATCTCTCGACTACTTTGAACCCGATAGCTATCGGGTCCGCTCGAGATGACGAAGTCAAGAGAGAGTAAACTTTATCTCTTAATCAACTTAAATTTCTTCAATTGTTGCCCATTTTTATTGATTACCCCTACATAAACACCGGTAGATAGCGCATTAAGGGCAAACTTATTCGAACTTGTGGCTTTTTCTTCGAAAACCTTTTGTCCTAAAATATTAAATATAGAAAGGCTGTAATCTTCAAAAGATCCACTTAAAATGGTTAAATAATCGGCTACGGGATTGGGAAAGAAAGAAAACTGATCTGCTTTGAGAAATATTACTGAAACAAGGTCGCTCTGCACCTGCCCATTGGCCGTTTCGAAAGTTACCCGGTAAAATTGTATA
Proteins encoded:
- a CDS encoding M28 family metallopeptidase; translation: MKKILLFSGCALFFFGSCKQNAKSTNAGADSLAIKAINDSSLTQYLSVIAANSLQGRKPFTNGETKTINYLKAQFEKLGLEPGNGKSFFQEVPMVEIKSIPEDKMVFKGKNASLTLNYLTDFVAGTRRVQDEVSISNSPLVFAGYGIVAPEYGWNDYANLDVKGKTVVVLINDPGFADSTLFKGKNMTYYGRWTYKFEEAARQGATGIIIVHDTEPAAYPWTVVRSGWSKSKLTLQSDDNGMNRAVVEGWITLDKAKALFAMDGKSFDQLALSARKKGFKAVDLNISTSLKVKNTIKKSVTYNVLAKIPGDKRKDEAIIYSAHWDHLGVGEKIKGDSIYNGAVDNATGVAALFEIASAFKKLPKAPGRTILFISYTAEEQGLLGSEFYAKHPTFPLAKTVANINMDMMGIAGKTKDIVVYGFGQSELEDYAAESAKKQGRVIVPDPVPSSGLYYRSDHFNLAKVGVPSLFTGSGVDNIKNGREWGLKQVADFTKFRYHSPQDNFDAKTWDLSGIIEDVRMLFDMGYRISNEDSYPKWKEGSEFKAIREKR